The following DNA comes from Actinomycetota bacterium.
CCGTCATCTATGCCCTCTCCCATCAGCTCTTTTGGCACGCCAACCTTGAGTCCCTTGACGCCCGCTTCCAGGCCTTGAGTGAAATCGGAAGTTCCTACTTTGAGGGAGGTGGAGTCCATTGGGTCGTGCCCGCAAATGGCATTCAAAATCAGAGCGGCATCGGTCACAGATTTGGCAATCGGGCCGATCTGATCGAGTGAGGAAGCAAAAGCGATAAGGCCGTATCTAGAGACCAGACCGTATGTCGGCTTCATGCCGACCACGCCGCAGAGGGCAGCCGGCTGACGGATCGAGCCGCCGGTATCGGAGCCCAGAGCAAATATGGCCTGACCGGCTGCAACGGCTGCGGCCGAGCCGCCGCTGGATCCGCCGGGCACCCGGCTCAAATCCCAAGGATTAGCCGTTATTTGATAGGCTGAGTTTTCGGTCGAGGAACCCATGGCGAACTCATCCATGTTGGCTTTACCGACCATGACGGCCCCGAAGTTGAAGAGTCTCTGGGCGACGCTGGCCGAATAGGCCGGAACGTAGCCGTCCAATATCTTGGAAGCGCAGGTGGTTGAGATGCCCTCGGTGCACATATTGTCTTTTATGGCGAAGGGAATGCCTAGAAGCGGATTTATGCCCTCTTTGGCTAAAAGCCTTGCATCGGCTGCTTTGGCCGCTTTGAGAGCCTCCTCTTCGGTCAGCCTAAGGTAAGCTTTGAGCTTAGAATCGGTCGAGGCGATTCTTTTGAGCACGCCGTCAAGGAGCTCCATGGCCGATATCCGACCGCTAGTCAATTCATCGTGTAGTTTGGATAGAGTCATCTCGTAAAGCAATATTTAAGGGTCCTCCCAATAGGGGCGGCTAAATAATGTTTGGCACCTTTATCATATTATTCTCTTTTGAGGGGGCCGACGAGAGGGCTTCTTCGACCGTAAAAGAGGGTTTTATCTCATCGGCCCTTAGGACGTTCTTAAGGGGGAGCGGATGAGAGGTCGGCTCAACGTCGTCCGTTTTGAGCTCGGCTATCTTTCCGGCATGATCCAAAATCTGACTGAGCTGTTTGGTAAAGCTCTCCTTCTCGGCCTCACTCAAAGCCAGGCGAGCCAGAAGGGCCACGTGCTCTACCTCCCTCTTATCTATGGACATGCCTAAACCTCCAAAAGGTAGATTATGACCACGGTCATCAGATTATACATAGAGTGCAAAAGGATGGACGGCCAGAGCGACTCCTGCTTCTCAAAGAGATGGACGAGCACGATCCCGAGCATCATTATCGGCACTATCAGCCAGGCGTCGCCATGAAAAAGGGCAAAAATAAATGAGCTCGTGGTGGCAGCCCAAACCATTCCAATCTTATCACGCAGGGCTGGGTAGATAAACCCTCGAAAGAAGATTTCTTCGACGACCGGAGCGACAATGACCATCAAAAGAACCGCCAAAATGAATCCGGCCATTCCATCTCCAAAGATCTTTGGAATCAACTCGAAATTATCTTGGGGCGGGCCTAGACCAAAGAGATTCTCAGTCAAGGTGACATAGAGACCGGTTGAAAGTTTGATTGCCAAGAGCCAAGTGATGGAAGCAGACGCAGCCTTAAAGAAATTGAATTTTACGAGCCTAAGCTCGCTTAAGCGCGCCCCCTTCGTCTTCGGTCCAAAAAAGAGGACTGAGAGAAAGAGGGCCGCATAGATAAGGAGCATTTCGAGAGGGCCGATGATATTGCTGGGCAGACTGAAATTTATCCAAAGACGGGCGATAAAGAATGCGCTTATGCAAGACGCCATGATTACCAGCGTAAAGAAGATCACTTTGAAGATGTCCAAAATGGTCCAAGAAACCCTTTTACCCTCCAATCAGCTTCACAAACTCCCCTTCATTTAAGATTTTTACTCCAAGCTCTTTGGCCTTTTCAAATTTGCTGCCGGGTTCGCTCCCGACAACCAGGTAATCGGTCTTTTCGCTCACGCTGGAAGATACCCGCCCGCCCAGAGCTTTGATCCTCTCGCCCGCATCTTCGCGGGTGAGGCCGTCAAGGGCACCCGTCAAAACGAAGGTTTGGCCTTTAAGAGGCATCACTTGTCCGCCCTTTTCTTCGACCTTTAAGCTCAAACCGGCCGCCTTTAGCTTTTCGATGACCTTTATGTTGTGCTCTTCGGTAAAGAAGCTTATGACCGACTCGGCTACGGCCGGGCCGATTTCCTCGACCGCTGTCAAAGCCTCAAAATCGGCCGTGGCCAAATCATCGATGCTTCTGAAATTCTCGGTCAAGACATCCGAGATGTGAGAGCCAACGTGACGGATGCCCAGACCATAGAGAAGGCGCGAAAATGGGCGCTCCTTAGACCTTTCGATGGCTGCCTTTAAATTTCTAGCCGCCTTCTCCTTGAAGTGCTCTATCTCTTCAAAATCGGCCTTGCTCAAAAAGTAGAGATCGGCGATGTCTTCGATTATCTCTTTGGCCAAAAGCTCCT
Coding sequences within:
- the gatC gene encoding Asp-tRNA(Asn)/Glu-tRNA(Gln) amidotransferase subunit GatC, giving the protein MSIDKREVEHVALLARLALSEAEKESFTKQLSQILDHAGKIAELKTDDVEPTSHPLPLKNVLRADEIKPSFTVEEALSSAPSKENNMIKVPNII
- the gatA gene encoding Asp-tRNA(Asn)/Glu-tRNA(Gln) amidotransferase subunit GatA, which gives rise to MLLYEMTLSKLHDELTSGRISAMELLDGVLKRIASTDSKLKAYLRLTEEEALKAAKAADARLLAKEGINPLLGIPFAIKDNMCTEGISTTCASKILDGYVPAYSASVAQRLFNFGAVMVGKANMDEFAMGSSTENSAYQITANPWDLSRVPGGSSGGSAAAVAAGQAIFALGSDTGGSIRQPAALCGVVGMKPTYGLVSRYGLIAFASSLDQIGPIAKSVTDAALILNAICGHDPMDSTSLKVGTSDFTQGLEAGVKGLKVGVPKELMGEGIDDGVKAKVEEAIKIFEGLGASVKEASLPHSEYALSAYYLIAPAEASSNLARFDGVRYGHRTKEDVEDMVDMYSKTRAEGFGAEVKRRIMLGTYALSAGYYDAYYGQAQKVRTLIMDDFKKAFSEHDVLISPTTPTSAFKGGEKTKDPLSMYMSDICTIPTNLAGIPAISVPCGLSEGLPVGLQIMGKALDEPTILRAAYAFEKEFNFSERPKL
- a CDS encoding type II CAAX endopeptidase family protein; this encodes MEGKRVSWTILDIFKVIFFTLVIMASCISAFFIARLWINFSLPSNIIGPLEMLLIYAALFLSVLFFGPKTKGARLSELRLVKFNFFKAASASITWLLAIKLSTGLYVTLTENLFGLGPPQDNFELIPKIFGDGMAGFILAVLLMVIVAPVVEEIFFRGFIYPALRDKIGMVWAATTSSFIFALFHGDAWLIVPIMMLGIVLVHLFEKQESLWPSILLHSMYNLMTVVIIYLLEV